One Solanum stenotomum isolate F172 unplaced genomic scaffold, ASM1918654v1 scaffold5612, whole genome shotgun sequence DNA window includes the following coding sequences:
- the LOC125852796 gene encoding uncharacterized protein LOC125852796, protein MKRLRTANEEKEEIGIFMGITKTVKLNVNELDSVGDVKALLYDKEGMPKLVDYGICKNSTLHAVVEDTAPVITLFVRRSYPEDIIIVYSKSYDTIQDVKFWIAAKQGTNIGEFSLIHDGKFLDEDKPLSFLKIGDGSVLRMVLNRNDKFLIFVITRTHGIIQIEVKATICVRDVKIVIESKVGYSVHNMDLFMGEPKLDDQKELYQYEIKEECFLKLLKA, encoded by the exons ATGAAGCGCTTGCGAACTGctaatgaagaaaaagaagag ATAGGTATATTTATGGGAATTACTAAAACAGTCAAGTTAAACGTTAACGAGTTAGATAGCGTTGGCGATGTCAAAGCTTTGCTATATGATAAGGAAGGCATGCCG AAGTTAGTCGATTATGGCATTTGCAAAAACTCCACCCTTCATGCTGTTGTAGAAGATACAGCCCCAGTGATCACATTATTTGTAAGGAGATCCTATCCTGAAGATATCATTATTGTTTATTCGAAGAGTTATGATACTATCCAGGATGTCAAATTTTGGATTGCTGCTAAACAAGGAACAAACATAGGCGAATTCTCTCTCATTCATGATGGGAAATTTCTGGACGAGGACAAACCCTTATCGTTTCTCAAGATTGGTGATGGTTCAGTTCTTCGTATGGTGCTCAATCGTAATGACAAGTTTCTTATCTTTGTCATAACGCGAACTCATGGAATCATACAAATAGAAGTCAAGGCTACCATATGTGTTCGTGATGTTAAAATTGTTATTGAGAGCAAGGTTGGCTACTCAGTTCATAATATGGATCTGTTTATGGGAGAACCAAAACTAGATGATCAGAAGGAATTGTATCAGTATGAGATCAAAGAAGAGTgtttcttaaaattattgaaagcaTAA